One window from the genome of Thiohalobacter sp. encodes:
- the prsK gene encoding XrtA/PEP-CTERM system histidine kinase PrsK has protein sequence MLNVGTISYGAGALFFLALALVLLTGKPGGQRKRLLLFAAMASALWTGFAATHSAGRQVFLSTQLLELLRDFAWLAFLSGILASIHTRPEQAARRFRRFASLSGAAVLLLVSVTAYRFFSGRPFASSLGIDWLLAGYLAVAIFGLVLVEQLFRNTRADARRAIKYLCIGVGSIFVYDFYLYADALLFQRIDPNLWQARGFVNALAVPLIGITMVRDPRWSLDVFVSRRIVFHSAALLGAGIYLLAMGVGGYYVRAYGGTWGTVAQVIFLFGAMLFLAVLLFSGQVRAALRVFINKHFFHYKYDYRDEWLRFIATLSDVGADSHLRERVVQAMAEIMDAPAGLLWWRDNGRFRPVAGWHAQPPANTELDDDASLISFLREQEWIINLDEYARQPDLYAGLELPGWLRAMPRAWLITPLILHDELLGFVLLDRSPAPHHFNWEDCDLLKTVGREAASHLAQLEASTALAEARQFETYNRLSTYVIHDLKNLIGQLSLVVSNAARHKHNPDFMEDAIRTVEHSVEKMNRLLTHLRSGEAADQHKEQVDLCALLHDVAHTMRNGSPSPSVDCQATGILVNANRDRLAAVVGHVVRNAQDATPDDGSVIMRLFKQEDQAVIEVQDTGCGMDEDFIRDGLFRPFATTKGKAGMGVGAHETREFVRALGGEVEVISRVGEGTSFRMRLPISNEDKNNKVQQFQVVEGNYSDDGRFQEAAGR, from the coding sequence ATGCTGAATGTAGGCACCATCAGCTACGGAGCTGGGGCGCTCTTCTTTCTGGCGTTGGCACTGGTGCTGCTGACCGGAAAGCCGGGCGGTCAGCGAAAGCGTCTGCTGCTGTTCGCCGCCATGGCCAGCGCCCTGTGGACGGGTTTTGCCGCCACCCACAGCGCCGGCCGACAGGTGTTCCTGTCCACCCAGCTTCTGGAACTGCTGCGCGATTTTGCCTGGCTGGCCTTCCTCTCCGGTATCCTTGCTTCCATCCATACCCGTCCCGAGCAGGCTGCGCGCCGCTTCCGCCGTTTCGCCTCGCTGTCGGGCGCCGCCGTGCTGTTGCTGGTCAGCGTCACGGCCTACCGCTTCTTTTCCGGCCGGCCCTTTGCTTCATCGCTGGGCATCGACTGGCTGCTGGCCGGTTATCTCGCCGTGGCGATCTTCGGGCTGGTACTGGTGGAACAACTGTTCCGCAACACCCGTGCCGATGCCCGTCGGGCCATCAAGTACCTGTGCATCGGTGTGGGCAGCATCTTCGTTTACGACTTCTATCTTTATGCCGATGCGCTGCTGTTCCAGCGCATCGATCCCAATCTCTGGCAGGCGCGCGGTTTCGTCAATGCGCTGGCGGTTCCCCTGATCGGCATCACCATGGTGCGCGATCCGCGCTGGTCGCTGGATGTGTTCGTTTCGCGGCGCATCGTGTTCCACTCCGCGGCACTTCTGGGTGCCGGTATCTATCTCCTGGCCATGGGCGTGGGCGGCTATTACGTGCGCGCCTATGGCGGGACCTGGGGTACGGTAGCGCAGGTGATCTTCCTGTTCGGCGCCATGCTGTTCCTGGCCGTGCTGCTGTTTTCCGGTCAGGTGCGTGCGGCGCTGCGGGTGTTCATCAACAAGCATTTCTTTCACTACAAGTACGATTACCGCGACGAATGGCTGCGTTTCATTGCCACGCTCTCGGATGTCGGCGCCGACAGCCATCTGCGCGAACGGGTGGTGCAGGCCATGGCGGAGATCATGGATGCCCCGGCGGGCCTCCTCTGGTGGCGTGACAATGGCCGTTTCCGGCCGGTCGCCGGGTGGCATGCGCAGCCGCCCGCCAATACCGAGCTGGACGACGACGCCTCCCTGATCAGCTTTCTGCGCGAGCAGGAATGGATCATCAACCTCGATGAGTACGCTCGCCAGCCGGATCTCTATGCGGGACTGGAGCTGCCCGGCTGGCTGCGTGCCATGCCGCGTGCCTGGCTGATCACGCCCCTGATACTTCACGACGAGCTGCTCGGTTTCGTGCTGCTGGACCGTTCGCCCGCTCCACACCATTTCAACTGGGAAGACTGCGACCTGCTGAAGACGGTCGGGCGCGAGGCAGCCAGTCACCTCGCGCAGCTCGAGGCCTCCACCGCGCTGGCCGAGGCGCGCCAGTTCGAGACCTACAACCGCCTCTCGACCTATGTCATCCATGACCTCAAGAACCTGATCGGCCAGCTCTCGCTGGTGGTCTCCAATGCCGCCCGTCACAAGCACAATCCCGATTTCATGGAAGACGCCATTCGCACGGTCGAGCACTCGGTGGAGAAGATGAACCGCCTGCTGACGCACCTGCGCAGCGGCGAGGCGGCCGACCAGCACAAGGAGCAGGTCGATCTCTGTGCTCTGCTGCATGATGTTGCGCATACCATGCGCAATGGCTCACCCAGCCCGAGCGTCGATTGTCAGGCGACCGGTATTCTCGTCAACGCCAATCGTGACCGGCTCGCGGCGGTGGTCGGCCACGTGGTGCGCAATGCCCAGGATGCCACACCCGATGACGGCAGCGTGATCATGCGCCTGTTCAAGCAGGAGGATCAGGCCGTGATCGAGGTGCAGGATACCGGTTGTGGCATGGACGAGGACTTCATTCGTGACGGCCTGTTCAGGCCCTTCGCCACGACCAAGGGCAAGGCCGGCATGGGCGTGGGCGCGCATGAGACCCGCGAATTCGTCCGCGCATTGGGTGGCGAAGTCGAGGTGATTTCCCGGGTCGGCGAGGGGACCAGCTTTCGCATGCGCCTGCCCATCAGCAATGAAGACAAGAACAACAAGGTACAACAATTCCAGGTGGTAGAAGGTAACTATTCAGATGACGGACGATTCCAGGAAGCTGCTGGTCGTTGA